A window from Osmia lignaria lignaria isolate PbOS001 chromosome 8, iyOsmLign1, whole genome shotgun sequence encodes these proteins:
- the LOC117611416 gene encoding uncharacterized protein LOC117611416, translating into MTAADGLPNNCRLVVKDCLSNLRFLIDIGADNSALPHRSAKRESTPSDFKIYAANGTVIQTYGTTRLVLNLGLRRPFLWEFIVANIQQPIIGADFLRKHGLLVDLRNRKLIDGLTKLHTVGQVSTIPQLSLTTIDNNNPYQDLLRQFIHVTRTIQCHTEPKHKVRHHIITKDAPCAERARRLPTEKFKAAQAEINHLIAQGICILSSSSWVSPLHMVPKKNGG; encoded by the coding sequence ATGACGGCTGCGGATGGCCTCCCTAATAATTGCCGTCTCGTTGTTAAAGACTGTTTGAGTAACTTAAGATTCCTTATAGATATAGGGGCAGATAATTCGGCGTTGCCGCACAGATCGGCAAAAAGAGAGTCTACCCCTTCGGATTTTAAAATATATGCGGCTAATGGCACGGTCATCCAGACTTATGGGACGACCAGATTGGTATTGAATCTAGGTTTACGACGCCCATTTTTATGGGAGTTCATCGTAGCAAACATTCAGCAACCTATCATCGGCGCAGATTTTTTGCGCAAACACGGTCTTCTGGTGGATCTTAGAAATAGAAAGCTCATTGACGGTCTGACGAAACTGCATACGGTAGGACAGGTTAGTACTATTCCTCAACTCTCTCTTACCACAATTGACAATAATAATCCGTATCAAGATCTCCTTAGACAATTCATTCACGTTACACGGACGATACAGTGCCACACAGAGCCAAAGCACAAAGTTCGACACCACATCATTACAAAAGATGCGCCTTGTGCAGAGAGGGCACGTAGATTACCTACAGAAAAATTCAAGGCAGCGCAGGCGGAAATCAACCACCTTATAGCGCAGGGAATTTGCATTCTTTCTAGTAGTTCGTGGGTCAGCCCTCTGCACATGGTGCCCAAAAAGAACGGTGGGTGA